A window from Engraulis encrasicolus isolate BLACKSEA-1 chromosome 13, IST_EnEncr_1.0, whole genome shotgun sequence encodes these proteins:
- the gatd3 gene encoding glutamine amidotransferase-like class 1 domain-containing protein 3, mitochondrial yields MFAVRSFATKGFLLNSKVAGAGFIHTTTNMSGAKVAVVLSGCGVYDGTEIHEASAVLVHLSRGGAEVQMFAPDVAQMHVIDHSKGQPSEESRNVLAESARIARGNVLDAAKLTAGDHDAVIFPGGFGAAKNLSTFAVDGKDCKVNAEVERVLKDFHKAGKPIGLCCISPVLAAKVLPGVEVTVGHEEEEGGKWPYAGTAGAIKALGATHCIKDVTESHVDVKNKVVTSPAFMCETKVHLIFDGIGAMVKDVLKLTGK; encoded by the exons ATGTTCGCTGTGCGATCCTTTGCAACCAAAGGATTTCTGTTGAATTCGAAAGTTGCGGGAGCCGGGTTTATCCACACGACCACCAACATGTCTGGAGCTAAAGTTGCTGTA GTGCTCTCCGGCTGTGGTGTCTACGACGGCACAGAAATCCACGAGGCATCTGC AGTGCTGGTGCACCTGAGCAGAGGTGGGGCGGAGGTGCAGATGTTTGCCCCGGATGTGGCCCAGATGCACGTCATTGACCACAGCAAAGGCCAGCCCTCAGAAGAGTCCAG gaatgtgtTGGCAGAGTCGGCGCGTATTGCCCGTGGTAACGTCCTGGATGCAGCCAAACTGACAGCTGGTGACCATGATGCAGTCATCTTCCCAGGAGGGTTTGGGGCAGCTAAAAACCT GTCCACATTCGCTGTGGATGGAAAGGACTGCAAAGTCAACGCTGAAGTGGAGCGCGTTTTAAAGGATTTCCACAAAGCCGGAAAACCAATTGG GTTGTGCTGCATCTCCCCCGTGCTGGCTGCCAAGGTGCTCCCTGGCGTGGAGGTGACTGTGGgccacgaggaggaggaggggggcaagtGGCCCTACGCAGGCACCGCCGGGGCCATCAAAGCCCTGGGGGCCACGCACTGCATCAAGGATGTCACT GAGTCCCACGTGGATGTGAAGAACAAGGTGGTGACCTCACCGGCCTTCATGTGCGAGACCAAGGTGCACCTGATCTTCGACGGGATCGGTGCCATGGTGAAGGACGTCCTGAAGCTCACCGGGAAGTAA